Proteins encoded in a region of the Streptomyces akebiae genome:
- a CDS encoding phosphoribosylaminoimidazolesuccinocarboxamide synthase, with the protein MARMDRHPDIEGRSKRLWINGDGTCDIELVPSLRSYTYERDEMIPETARLRLDFYELAAARLADKGLRTVFLERLGDITYRASYIPAPPFEVIVKNLATGSTTRKYPGLFPEGHRFNPPVVKFDYRIDPEDQPIGEDYLRATGIDVEAFRAVALECNASLRSWLAPLDLWDFCLVIGVDGEGRPVVNSEISPDCMRLRDDVGNPLDKDLFRQGAAPATIIATWTDLVRRVLR; encoded by the coding sequence ATGGCACGTATGGACCGGCACCCCGATATCGAGGGCCGCAGCAAACGACTGTGGATCAACGGCGACGGAACCTGCGACATCGAACTCGTCCCGAGTCTGCGTAGCTACACGTACGAGCGGGACGAGATGATTCCGGAGACCGCACGGCTGCGGCTCGACTTCTACGAACTGGCTGCGGCCAGACTCGCCGACAAGGGATTACGGACGGTCTTCCTGGAACGGCTGGGCGACATCACCTACCGCGCGTCCTACATTCCGGCGCCGCCCTTCGAAGTGATCGTGAAGAACTTGGCCACGGGTTCGACGACCCGGAAGTATCCCGGGCTCTTTCCGGAGGGCCACCGCTTCAACCCGCCGGTGGTGAAGTTCGACTACCGCATCGACCCCGAGGACCAGCCGATCGGCGAGGACTACCTGAGGGCGACCGGGATCGACGTCGAGGCGTTCCGTGCGGTGGCCCTGGAGTGCAACGCCTCGCTGCGCTCCTGGCTGGCCCCGCTCGACCTGTGGGACTTCTGCCTGGTGATCGGCGTCGACGGCGAGGGCCGGCCGGTCGTCAACTCCGAGATCTCCCCGGACTGCATGCGGCTGCGCGACGACGTCGGCAACCCCCTGGACAAGGATCTGTTCCGGCAGGGCGCCGCCCCGGCGACGATCATCGCGACCTGGACCGACCTGGTCCGCCGGGTCCTGCGATGA
- a CDS encoding APC family permease, with product MHGGRLGLGQGTALYVGAVLGPGVLALPALAAAAAGPASMVSWAVLLLLSIPVAVTFAALGARYPDGGGVAGFVARAFGPRTAACVGWLFYAAVPAGVLAGAMAGGNYVAEVLGLSQSAGYGAAAAILMVAVAANYAGLQVSGRMQLVLVGLLVLLLVCATVLAAPHVTADHFTPFAPEGWMSIGSAALVLFYAFSGWEAASHLSAEFADPRRHLPRATAITLTTVGVLYLGLSVVTIGVLGAQAGSSDVPLMLLLERGVGSGARGLAAAAAVCLSLGAVNTFIAGAARLGAALGRDGALPGWLAKGGGAGQVPRRSLTVQAVLTGVLTLVAALLTVPLDPLMRVTSAFLAAVTVAGMAASLRLLPRRTPLWYAAAASGVFTLVVMAFSGWLLVLPLVVAGCAVLYRRRHGPVTASGPGVAAPAAQAEEPAAAATVPATSSASAAPASGRSYR from the coding sequence ATGCACGGGGGTCGCCTCGGACTGGGGCAGGGCACAGCTCTGTACGTCGGCGCCGTCCTGGGACCGGGAGTACTGGCACTGCCGGCGCTCGCGGCCGCCGCGGCGGGCCCCGCCTCGATGGTCTCCTGGGCCGTCCTGCTGCTGCTCAGCATCCCCGTGGCGGTGACGTTCGCCGCGCTGGGCGCGCGCTACCCCGACGGTGGCGGCGTCGCCGGCTTCGTCGCCCGGGCCTTCGGTCCCCGGACCGCCGCCTGCGTGGGCTGGCTGTTCTACGCGGCGGTGCCGGCGGGGGTGCTGGCCGGCGCCATGGCGGGCGGGAACTACGTGGCCGAGGTCCTGGGCCTGTCGCAGAGCGCCGGATACGGGGCGGCCGCGGCCATCCTGATGGTCGCCGTCGCCGCCAACTACGCCGGACTGCAGGTGTCCGGGCGAATGCAACTGGTGCTCGTCGGCCTGCTGGTGCTGCTCCTCGTGTGCGCCACGGTCCTGGCCGCGCCGCACGTCACGGCGGACCACTTCACGCCGTTCGCGCCGGAGGGCTGGATGTCGATCGGCTCGGCGGCCCTGGTGCTGTTCTACGCCTTCAGCGGGTGGGAGGCGGCGAGCCATCTGTCCGCGGAGTTCGCCGACCCCCGGCGGCATCTGCCGAGGGCCACCGCGATCACCCTGACCACCGTGGGCGTGCTCTACCTCGGTCTGTCCGTCGTCACCATCGGCGTGCTGGGGGCGCAGGCGGGCAGCTCCGACGTTCCGCTGATGCTGCTCCTGGAGCGCGGTGTCGGTTCCGGCGCGCGCGGGCTGGCCGCGGCCGCGGCCGTGTGCCTGAGCCTGGGCGCGGTCAACACCTTCATCGCGGGCGCGGCACGGCTGGGGGCGGCGCTGGGCCGGGACGGCGCGCTGCCCGGCTGGCTGGCCAAGGGCGGCGGCGCGGGTCAGGTCCCGCGCCGCAGTCTGACCGTACAGGCGGTGCTCACCGGCGTCCTGACACTCGTCGCGGCGCTGCTGACCGTGCCGCTGGACCCGCTGATGCGTGTCACGTCGGCGTTCCTGGCCGCGGTCACCGTCGCCGGGATGGCCGCCTCGCTACGACTGCTGCCGCGCCGCACCCCCCTGTGGTACGCCGCTGCCGCCTCCGGCGTCTTCACCCTGGTGGTGATGGCGTTCAGCGGCTGGCTGCTGGTGCTGCCGCTGGTCGTCGCCGGCTGCGCGGTGCTGTACCGACGCCGGCACGGACCCGTGACGGCGTCCGGGCCCGGCGTCGCCGCCCCCGCCGCTCAGGCCGAGGAGCCGGCCGCGGCCGCCACGGTCCCGGCCACGAGTTCGGCCAGCGCGGCCCCCGCCTCGGGCCGCTCGTACAGGTAG
- a CDS encoding thioesterase II family protein, giving the protein MPAAEKSYLRTGNRNAAIRLLAFHHGGGSALSFLPLARSLPEECETFIFELAGRAGDADRITAADYEEAYTRFAADAVDVVDRPVVVIGHSLGALFAHNVACLLPDAQRELVRTVIVSASRSAAATAETAPMPAEPFVVRSRASLLGELRNFGGVRPEFLEDADFVDAAVTLLGHDLHLADTYTLPQPGPTSVPHQVWYGTDDATLSREERARWNESCLAPPVHRGFPGGHFYLYERPEAGAALAELVAGTVAAAAGSSA; this is encoded by the coding sequence ATGCCGGCAGCCGAGAAGAGTTATCTGCGCACAGGGAATCGGAACGCCGCGATCCGCTTGCTTGCTTTTCATCACGGCGGTGGTTCCGCTTTATCGTTCCTACCGCTCGCCCGGAGTCTTCCCGAGGAGTGCGAAACGTTCATTTTCGAACTCGCCGGGCGGGCGGGCGACGCGGACCGGATAACGGCGGCCGATTACGAGGAGGCTTATACGCGTTTCGCCGCCGACGCCGTGGACGTCGTGGATCGCCCCGTCGTCGTCATCGGCCACAGCCTGGGCGCGCTGTTCGCCCACAATGTCGCCTGCCTGCTGCCCGACGCGCAACGGGAGCTGGTGCGGACGGTGATCGTCTCGGCCTCGCGCTCGGCCGCGGCCACCGCGGAGACCGCGCCGATGCCGGCAGAACCCTTTGTCGTCCGCAGCCGCGCGTCACTGCTCGGGGAGTTGCGGAACTTCGGCGGTGTGCGGCCCGAATTTCTGGAGGACGCGGACTTCGTGGACGCCGCCGTCACCCTGCTGGGGCACGACCTGCACCTGGCGGACACCTACACGCTCCCGCAGCCCGGCCCGACGTCCGTGCCGCACCAGGTCTGGTACGGGACGGACGACGCCACACTGTCCCGGGAGGAACGGGCGCGGTGGAACGAGAGCTGCCTCGCGCCCCCCGTGCACCGCGGCTTTCCCGGCGGTCACTTCTACCTGTACGAGCGGCCCGAGGCGGGGGCCGCGCTGGCCGAACTCGTGGCCGGGACCGTGGCGGCCGCGGCCGGCTCCTCGGCCTGA
- a CDS encoding LeuA family protein, with protein sequence MQQETSVRRVSVFDTTLRDGEQAPANAMRPEDKLDLALRIEALGVDSIETGFPASSPSEFQATRLIARHLTTAKFVTFCRAVRSDIETAVEAGGVDNHEVQVMATGSDLHLRHKRQITRKEAVDEVVDAVAFARGLGVTSVSVPIEDASRGEHDLLRDITVSAVEAGADCFVIGDTSGCLTPEEYGDLIAAFREWAPSPVRISTHCHNDFGLALANAVAGLRAGADEVQATLGGIGERAGNTALEEIAALLAYKGEQLGLRTDIRTEGMYEAYTALRNVIRLEEPRNKAIFGTYAFGTAAGVHQQGVLRNPATYEYVEPARFGRQRSILIGRHSGRSVLRHLLDGIGVEVSEEKLTELYRAHVEERVGGDCEELSVVRERLARELAVTPATATGV encoded by the coding sequence ATGCAGCAGGAAACCTCGGTACGTCGCGTTTCGGTTTTCGACACCACGCTCCGGGACGGTGAGCAGGCTCCCGCGAACGCCATGCGCCCGGAGGACAAGCTCGATCTGGCCCTGCGCATCGAGGCGTTGGGCGTGGACTCCATCGAGACGGGGTTCCCCGCCTCCTCCCCGAGCGAGTTCCAGGCCACCAGGCTGATAGCACGGCACCTGACCACGGCGAAGTTCGTCACGTTCTGCCGTGCGGTGCGCTCCGACATCGAGACGGCCGTCGAGGCCGGCGGCGTCGACAACCACGAGGTGCAGGTGATGGCCACGGGCAGTGACCTGCACCTGAGGCACAAGCGGCAGATCACCCGGAAGGAAGCCGTCGACGAGGTCGTCGACGCGGTCGCCTTCGCCCGCGGTCTCGGCGTCACGTCCGTCTCCGTGCCCATCGAGGACGCCAGCCGCGGCGAGCACGACCTGCTCCGCGACATCACCGTCAGCGCCGTGGAGGCGGGTGCCGACTGCTTCGTCATCGGCGACACCTCCGGCTGCCTCACGCCCGAGGAGTACGGCGACCTCATCGCCGCGTTCCGTGAGTGGGCGCCCTCCCCGGTGCGCATCTCCACCCACTGCCACAACGACTTCGGCCTGGCACTCGCCAACGCCGTCGCCGGCCTGCGGGCCGGAGCCGACGAGGTGCAGGCCACCCTCGGCGGCATAGGCGAGCGGGCGGGCAACACCGCACTCGAGGAGATCGCCGCCCTCCTCGCCTACAAGGGCGAACAGCTAGGCCTGCGTACGGACATCAGGACGGAGGGGATGTACGAGGCGTACACGGCCCTGCGGAACGTGATCCGACTGGAGGAGCCCCGGAACAAGGCCATCTTCGGCACCTATGCCTTCGGCACGGCCGCCGGCGTCCACCAGCAGGGAGTTCTGCGGAATCCGGCCACGTACGAGTACGTCGAGCCCGCGCGCTTCGGACGACAGCGTTCCATCCTCATCGGCCGCCACTCGGGGCGTTCCGTGCTGCGCCACCTCCTCGACGGCATCGGCGTGGAGGTGAGCGAGGAGAAGCTGACCGAGCTGTACCGGGCCCATGTCGAAGAACGCGTCGGAGGCGACTGCGAAGAGCTCTCGGTGGTCAGGGAACGGCTCGCGCGGGAGCTCGCCGTGACGCCCGCGACCGCCACGGGGGTGTGA
- the leuC gene encoding 3-isopropylmalate dehydratase large subunit, giving the protein MGRPRTLAEKIWEHHVVARPADSPAGTDDLLYIDLHLMHEVTSPQAFDGLRLTGRTVRRPDRTLAVEDHNVPTDTGELQDPVGRLQLETLRRNCAEHGIELYRMGHARQGIVHVIAPQLGLVQPGMTAVCGDSHTSTLGAFGALAFGIGTSDVEHVLATQTLSLPRPRTMAAEFTGSLPDDVTPKDLILALIARIGPGGAQGHLLEYRGAGLRTLSMEGRMTMCNMSIEAGARAGMFAPDEVTFAYLSGLPHAPSGRAWQDALAHWRSLPTDQGAVYDRTVTIDVSSLSPQVSWGTNPGQTVSVSGTVPSPEEFEDAGERAAAARALEYMGLTPGTALRDVAVDAVFVGSCTNGRLEDLRAAADVLHGRRLADGTRMLVVPGSAEVRLRAEEEGLDQVFKAAGAEWRLPGCSMCPGLNPDRARGQERVATTSNRNFEGRLGGRSRVHLVSPAVAAATAVAGRLATPKDLT; this is encoded by the coding sequence ATGGGGCGCCCACGCACACTGGCCGAGAAGATCTGGGAGCACCACGTGGTGGCCCGGCCGGCCGACAGCCCGGCCGGCACGGACGACCTGCTCTACATCGACCTGCATCTGATGCACGAGGTCACGTCACCGCAGGCTTTCGACGGGCTGCGGCTGACCGGACGCACGGTCCGGCGCCCCGACCGGACGCTCGCGGTCGAGGACCACAACGTTCCGACGGACACCGGGGAACTGCAGGACCCCGTGGGCCGACTGCAGTTGGAGACCCTGCGCCGCAACTGCGCGGAGCACGGCATCGAGTTGTACCGGATGGGCCACGCCCGGCAGGGCATCGTCCACGTCATCGCCCCGCAACTGGGCCTGGTGCAACCCGGGATGACCGCCGTCTGCGGAGACAGTCACACCTCCACGCTGGGGGCCTTCGGCGCGCTGGCCTTCGGGATCGGCACCAGCGACGTCGAGCACGTGCTGGCCACGCAGACCCTGTCGCTGCCCCGACCGCGGACCATGGCGGCGGAGTTCACCGGCTCCCTTCCCGACGACGTCACCCCCAAGGACCTCATCCTCGCCCTCATCGCCCGGATCGGCCCCGGAGGTGCCCAGGGGCACCTGCTGGAGTACCGCGGCGCCGGCCTGCGCACGCTGTCGATGGAGGGCCGGATGACGATGTGCAACATGAGCATCGAAGCCGGGGCACGGGCGGGGATGTTCGCGCCCGACGAGGTCACCTTCGCCTACTTGTCGGGTCTGCCGCACGCTCCGTCCGGCCGGGCCTGGCAGGACGCGCTCGCCCACTGGCGGTCGTTGCCGACGGACCAGGGAGCCGTCTACGACCGCACCGTCACCATCGACGTCTCGTCCCTCTCCCCGCAGGTGTCCTGGGGCACCAATCCGGGGCAGACGGTCTCCGTGTCGGGCACCGTGCCCTCACCGGAGGAGTTCGAGGACGCGGGGGAACGGGCGGCGGCGGCCCGCGCCCTGGAATACATGGGGCTCACACCCGGCACCGCCCTGCGGGACGTGGCCGTGGACGCGGTCTTCGTCGGCTCGTGCACCAACGGCCGGCTGGAGGACCTGCGCGCCGCGGCGGACGTGCTGCACGGACGGCGGCTGGCCGACGGCACCCGCATGCTGGTGGTGCCGGGTTCGGCCGAAGTACGCCTGCGGGCCGAGGAGGAAGGCCTCGACCAGGTGTTCAAGGCGGCCGGAGCGGAGTGGCGGCTGCCCGGATGCTCGATGTGCCCCGGGCTCAACCCGGACCGGGCGCGTGGACAGGAGCGGGTCGCCACCACGTCGAACCGCAATTTCGAAGGCCGGCTCGGCGGACGCTCCCGGGTCCATCTCGTCTCGCCCGCGGTCGCCGCGGCCACCGCCGTGGCCGGCCGTCTCGCCACTCCGAAGGACCTGACGTGA
- the leuD gene encoding 3-isopropylmalate dehydratase small subunit, with product MTSTPNGLRPLVRHTGRTVPLRRGNVDTDQIMPAEFCKRVTKSGFEDAVFSRWRAEPDFVLERPERAGASVLLAGPDFGTGSSREHAVWGLRDWGFVAVLSSRFGDIFRRNALKNQLLAVVLPEPAIETLTTASERDPSMEVTIDVAAGTVEGGGGSWEFDLDGRTRWLLLNGYDDIAVTLREADAITAYETSRPYWLPSIRPDDGAAARDRTPQEAT from the coding sequence GTGACATCGACACCGAACGGGTTACGGCCGCTCGTACGCCACACCGGCCGTACCGTCCCGCTGCGGCGCGGCAACGTCGACACCGACCAGATCATGCCCGCCGAGTTCTGCAAGCGGGTGACGAAGTCGGGGTTCGAGGACGCCGTGTTCAGCCGCTGGCGGGCCGAACCCGACTTCGTCCTCGAACGCCCCGAGCGGGCGGGAGCCAGTGTGCTGCTGGCCGGGCCCGACTTCGGCACCGGAAGCTCCCGTGAGCACGCGGTGTGGGGGCTGCGCGACTGGGGCTTCGTCGCGGTCCTGTCGTCCCGGTTCGGCGACATCTTCCGCCGCAACGCACTCAAGAACCAGCTGCTGGCCGTCGTCCTGCCCGAGCCTGCCATCGAGACGCTGACGACCGCTTCGGAGCGGGACCCGTCGATGGAGGTCACCATCGACGTCGCCGCCGGCACGGTCGAGGGAGGCGGCGGCAGCTGGGAGTTCGACCTGGACGGGCGTACCCGATGGCTGCTGCTCAACGGATACGACGACATCGCTGTCACTCTGCGCGAGGCGGACGCCATCACCGCGTACGAGACCTCACGGCCCTACTGGCTGCCCTCGATCCGTCCGGATGACGGGGCCGCCGCGCGCGACCGGACCCCTCAGGAGGCGACATGA
- a CDS encoding pyridoxal phosphate-dependent aminotransferase produces MTTVPAPTDARPRGAARVGALPAGSLAQLLHLGREMGALDLAGGVPGTPRPPRAVLDAAAEQLLRGDNQYEDTSGNLLLREQIAGTLPGRPDPRTEVTITTGASEALSVAMLATIDPGDEVVLLEPFYENFLAALALAGGVPRYVGLRAPDWRWDPQELEAAFGPRTRAVVVNSPANPTGRTLTRPELEELAALCEKWNVTLISDEVYAPFVYDGRRHVSAADIPALRDRSIVIGSLSKAYALSGWRIGHTRAHPRITERLRAVHLATSFSASGPLQRAVAASGVLQDVSWRPAAELARMRDRMVALFTAAGLPCRAPEGGCYVMADIRGITDEDCETFVRRLATRRRVLVVPGRCFFRDHTADSGHVRIAFNKSTDVLQEAERRLADGL; encoded by the coding sequence ATGACCACAGTGCCCGCGCCGACCGACGCCCGGCCCCGCGGCGCCGCACGCGTCGGTGCCCTGCCCGCCGGCTCCCTCGCGCAGCTCCTGCATCTGGGCAGGGAGATGGGCGCCCTCGACCTGGCCGGCGGGGTACCGGGCACACCCCGGCCGCCGCGGGCCGTCCTCGACGCCGCCGCCGAGCAGCTGCTGCGCGGCGACAACCAGTACGAGGACACCAGCGGAAACCTCCTGCTGCGGGAGCAGATCGCGGGCACCCTTCCGGGCCGCCCCGACCCGCGGACCGAGGTGACCATCACCACGGGTGCCTCGGAGGCGCTGAGCGTGGCCATGCTGGCCACCATCGATCCCGGCGACGAGGTGGTGCTCCTGGAACCCTTCTACGAGAACTTCCTCGCCGCGCTCGCCCTGGCCGGCGGCGTACCCCGCTACGTCGGCCTTCGAGCCCCGGACTGGCGCTGGGATCCGCAGGAACTGGAGGCCGCGTTCGGGCCCCGCACCCGTGCCGTGGTCGTCAACTCCCCGGCCAACCCCACCGGCCGGACGCTCACACGGCCGGAGCTGGAGGAACTGGCCGCGCTCTGCGAGAAGTGGAACGTGACCCTCATCTCCGACGAGGTGTACGCGCCGTTCGTCTACGACGGAAGGCGACACGTGTCAGCGGCCGACATTCCGGCGCTGCGGGACCGCAGCATCGTGATCGGCAGCCTGTCGAAGGCCTACGCCCTCAGCGGCTGGCGGATCGGGCACACACGCGCCCACCCGCGGATCACCGAGCGGCTGCGCGCGGTACATCTGGCCACCAGCTTCAGCGCGAGCGGCCCGCTCCAACGGGCGGTCGCCGCGTCCGGAGTGCTCCAGGACGTCTCGTGGCGCCCGGCCGCGGAGCTCGCACGGATGCGGGACCGGATGGTCGCCCTGTTCACCGCTGCCGGGCTGCCCTGCCGGGCGCCGGAGGGCGGCTGCTACGTCATGGCCGACATCCGCGGGATCACCGATGAGGACTGCGAGACCTTCGTACGGCGGCTCGCCACCCGGCGCCGCGTCCTCGTCGTGCCCGGCCGCTGCTTCTTCCGCGACCACACCGCCGACTCCGGCCACGTCCGCATCGCCTTCAACAAGAGCACCGACGTGCTTCAGGAAGCCGAACGCCGCTTGGCCGACGGCCTGTAG
- a CDS encoding amino acid adenylation domain-containing protein, with the protein MTAETAPDLYRLVRADDGTPSMWPSGRPLPPGWHPTGFEGSREECVAHADQLTDDGHDRSAALPGSPGTLVELFRNTARRHPDRPAVSDDTTSLSYAELDRRSTMVAALLRERGVGPEHRVAYHLRRGAPVFVTLLGILKAGAAYVPVDTRYPDARRDLMLTESRPTLVITDPGQSAGVASAGTDVWEFDLDGLAEPRQPLPDVHHENVACLLFTSGSSGTPKGVMLEHRNIVHFATNPALPALTPKDRVGHVSSLSFDAFHFETWCAFAAGAEIVVLPTMPDLLTGDIGRELRRRRVTAMLVPTMALNHVVKEDRDAFATLRVLHTGGDVILPEACRQLLSGSFSGEFYNLYGPTEGTTACSAHRIAGVPDGEDDVPIGRELAGTELLVLDASLEAVPDGTVGELHILGAGVARGYLARPGLTAERFLPDPHSTGNRMYATGDLVLRGSDGALRYVGRADDQVKIRGYRVEPREVERILTRHPQLQEVAVLTAGTGTDRHLVALVVPHDEVSLRELRAYAQEAMPDYMVPSSLVKVAEIPANDHGKRDTGRLAEILDAHLRHRADHVQPRDETEKFLAELWSELLAVEEIGVHDDFFALGGNSLLAFRMQRRLVRELAVDISAREILTTSELGALAGIVRMRREESATA; encoded by the coding sequence GTGACGGCAGAGACTGCCCCCGACCTGTACCGCCTGGTCCGCGCCGACGACGGCACACCGAGCATGTGGCCCTCCGGCAGGCCGCTGCCCCCCGGGTGGCATCCCACCGGCTTCGAGGGCTCGCGCGAGGAGTGCGTCGCCCACGCCGACCAGCTCACCGACGACGGGCACGACCGGTCCGCCGCGCTGCCCGGCAGTCCCGGCACCCTGGTCGAGCTCTTCCGGAACACGGCGCGCCGCCACCCGGACCGGCCCGCCGTCAGCGACGACACGACCTCCCTGAGCTACGCGGAGCTCGACCGGCGGTCCACCATGGTGGCCGCCCTGCTGCGCGAGCGAGGGGTCGGTCCGGAGCATCGCGTCGCCTACCACCTGCGGCGCGGAGCCCCCGTCTTCGTCACCCTGCTGGGCATCCTCAAGGCCGGTGCCGCCTACGTACCGGTCGACACCCGCTATCCGGACGCACGCCGCGACCTGATGCTGACCGAGAGCCGCCCCACGCTCGTGATCACCGACCCCGGACAGAGCGCCGGGGTCGCCTCGGCGGGCACGGACGTATGGGAGTTCGACCTCGACGGCCTGGCGGAGCCTCGGCAGCCGCTGCCCGACGTCCACCACGAGAACGTCGCCTGCCTGCTGTTCACCTCGGGGTCGTCCGGTACCCCCAAGGGCGTGATGCTGGAGCACCGCAACATCGTGCACTTCGCGACCAATCCCGCGCTGCCCGCGCTGACCCCGAAGGACCGGGTCGGGCACGTCTCCAGCCTGTCGTTCGACGCCTTCCACTTCGAGACCTGGTGCGCGTTCGCCGCGGGCGCGGAGATCGTGGTACTGCCGACCATGCCGGACCTGCTCACCGGTGACATCGGCCGGGAACTGCGGCGCCGGCGCGTCACGGCGATGCTCGTGCCGACGATGGCGCTCAATCACGTGGTCAAGGAGGACCGCGACGCGTTCGCCACGCTCCGGGTCCTGCACACCGGGGGCGACGTCATCCTGCCCGAGGCCTGCCGCCAGCTGCTCTCCGGCTCGTTCTCCGGCGAGTTCTACAACCTCTACGGCCCCACGGAGGGGACGACCGCCTGTTCCGCGCACCGCATCGCCGGTGTCCCCGACGGCGAGGACGACGTGCCCATCGGGCGTGAACTGGCCGGTACCGAACTGCTCGTGCTCGACGCCTCCCTCGAAGCGGTGCCCGACGGGACGGTCGGCGAACTGCACATCCTCGGAGCCGGCGTGGCCCGCGGCTACCTGGCCCGCCCCGGCCTGACCGCCGAGCGCTTCCTGCCCGACCCGCACTCCACGGGCAACCGCATGTACGCCACCGGAGACCTGGTCCTCCGCGGCTCCGACGGCGCGCTGCGGTATGTGGGACGCGCCGACGACCAGGTCAAGATCCGCGGCTACCGGGTCGAGCCCCGGGAGGTCGAGCGGATCCTCACCCGCCATCCGCAGCTGCAGGAGGTCGCCGTACTCACGGCGGGCACCGGCACCGACCGCCATCTGGTGGCGCTGGTGGTGCCGCACGACGAGGTGTCCCTCAGGGAACTGCGGGCCTACGCGCAGGAAGCGATGCCCGACTACATGGTCCCGAGCTCACTCGTGAAGGTGGCGGAGATCCCCGCCAACGACCACGGCAAGCGGGACACCGGGCGCCTCGCCGAGATACTCGACGCCCATCTGCGGCACCGGGCGGACCATGTGCAGCCCCGGGACGAGACGGAGAAGTTCCTGGCGGAGCTGTGGAGCGAGCTGCTGGCGGTCGAGGAGATAGGCGTCCACGACGACTTCTTCGCCCTCGGCGGCAACTCGCTGCTCGCGTTCCGCATGCAGCGCCGGCTGGTGCGCGAGCTGGCCGTGGACATCAGCGCCCGGGAGATCCTGACCACCAGCGAACTGGGCGCCCTGGCCGGGATCGTCCGCATGAGGCGTGAGGAGTCGGCGACCGCATGA
- a CDS encoding cytochrome P450, which yields MNTVLTIDLTDPDAFVEQRHHDMLAWLRENDPVHWHATEDGGFWAVTRYDDVAGLYTDHVGFSSEGGPMLGGSFRSQADPSAGRMLVASDPPRQRQIRQVVHRAFTNRMLGRIARQVTELVDAAVERALADGGCDFATDIAPELPAGAVMAMMGVSHREARELIDLTRKMIGFRDPVYVDTSDDERLLLAVTQAEIFEYFAEIVRARRRDPGDDLVSFLIEAERNGRPWPEEDILYNCMNVAVGGNETSSYTACSGLLALLENPGQFESLRHRPELMDSAINEILRWSSTNAYVMRVATKDLWIGDREVREGDSVTLWNASANRDPSQFDRPDDFDISRSPNRHLSYGIGIHRCVGAMLAQTELGILFRRMTDPGLNIGLSGPVRRLRSNFIQGITRMPVVLR from the coding sequence ATGAACACCGTACTGACCATTGATCTGACCGATCCCGACGCCTTCGTCGAGCAACGGCACCACGACATGCTGGCCTGGCTGCGGGAGAACGACCCCGTCCACTGGCACGCCACGGAGGACGGCGGGTTCTGGGCCGTGACCCGCTACGACGACGTCGCTGGCCTCTACACCGATCATGTGGGCTTCAGCTCCGAAGGCGGCCCCATGCTGGGCGGCTCCTTCCGCAGCCAGGCCGACCCGTCGGCGGGACGCATGCTGGTGGCCTCCGATCCGCCGCGGCAGCGGCAGATCCGCCAGGTGGTGCACCGCGCCTTCACCAACCGGATGCTGGGGCGGATCGCCCGCCAGGTCACCGAGCTGGTGGACGCCGCGGTGGAGCGGGCGCTGGCCGACGGGGGGTGCGACTTCGCCACCGACATCGCCCCGGAGCTGCCGGCCGGCGCGGTGATGGCCATGATGGGTGTCTCCCACCGGGAGGCACGCGAACTGATCGATCTGACCCGCAAGATGATCGGTTTCCGTGATCCCGTCTACGTCGACACCTCCGACGACGAACGGCTGCTCCTCGCCGTGACGCAGGCCGAGATCTTCGAGTACTTCGCGGAGATCGTCCGCGCGCGGCGGCGCGATCCCGGGGACGACCTGGTCAGCTTCCTGATCGAGGCCGAGCGCAACGGGCGTCCGTGGCCCGAGGAGGACATCCTCTACAACTGCATGAACGTCGCCGTCGGCGGCAACGAGACGTCCTCCTACACCGCCTGTTCCGGCCTGCTCGCCCTCCTTGAGAACCCGGGCCAGTTCGAGTCGCTCAGGCACCGGCCGGAGCTGATGGACAGCGCGATCAACGAGATCCTGCGCTGGAGCTCCACCAACGCCTATGTGATGCGGGTGGCCACGAAGGACCTGTGGATCGGCGACCGCGAGGTGCGCGAGGGCGACTCGGTCACGCTGTGGAACGCGTCGGCCAACCGTGACCCGTCGCAGTTCGACCGCCCCGACGACTTCGACATCAGCCGTTCCCCCAACCGCCACCTCTCGTACGGCATCGGCATCCATCGCTGCGTCGGCGCGATGCTGGCGCAGACCGAACTGGGCATCCTCTTCCGCCGGATGACCGACCCGGGCCTGAACATCGGTCTGTCCGGACCGGTCCGGCGGCTGCGTTCCAACTTCATCCAGGGCATCACCAGAATGCCCGTCGTGCTGCGCTGA